The Juglans regia cultivar Chandler chromosome 6, Walnut 2.0, whole genome shotgun sequence genome contains the following window.
gattttatgcgagattatttttgggtgtgtgcgtatcacgaaccccaagccgggatggggtattatctcggtggagctcctctggtcacttggGAGCgcaatatactgagtgacgtcccctggattgtcgctgggcgacaatgggatcggacgagagggtctcgtgccgactccgtggtccttctacTGGTgaggactagaggatgcttggccacgtacgcgctAGGCGctgaactgggcatcgctcgttgtgtagtggatgtacccacgaacgtgttgggcgcgtaagtgggcatcgctacgaagccagagTGTGcagatgacccataggggagatcatggtgcatacactaaaaatggactattttctgaaaaaatagcGTGTTGGATTTTTgcgtaattcattttctgggaaaatgttttatgggtATTTTGGCcaactgggattttggcgtgtgttgaaataattattttcggggaaaataatgtttttgagaataatgcatattttatcatatgcatgcatgttggttgtcttaaatgcattttattcctgaggactatttggtttgtacttacctgcggtaccatgtttggtaacgcagattttgatgcagaggaggatgaggacgagcctgaggagacggctctgcCCGACGAGTGATCTGGAATCACcggttattgttattttattttacccattTATATTatcgggacatgtgttaaactttattttgggatgactgtataactgcttttaaacctctactgatatttgaattgtattttaaattctggtacttagttgactatccgctgcgatatttttatttgtacaccgttgcatgcacacacactggcacttcgttgggatgtgtgaccgtttGTCACCATCCGGGCGTCTCGATCCCCATGTTCTTATTTAaagggggtcgggggcgccgcAATAATCACATTAGGAGCCCGTCCTGACATACACCTCAACCACAAGTCGAATAACCACACAAATGTATCTGTGTCCTCGTTTGATATAAGGCCACATCCAAAAAGTATCGATTGGCCATGGTGGTTAACTCCCACGAAATGGGCAAATggcattttatatttatttgtcaaaTACGTTGTGTCAAATGTTATGAAATCTCCAAATGATTCAAATGCTGCCCTACTTCGGGCATCCGCCCAAAACACATTTCTCAACCTGCCTTCTTCATCTAGATCCATCGCATAgaaaaaaccaatatttttctcttgctGCCGCACCAAGTACTAGTGAAATGGCTCTGCATCTCCTTCTCCAAGCAACTTATTACAAATTTTGTTGATATGATTCCTGCACTCTTTCTCTCCAAAAGTGAGATTCTCATATCCACCCCCTTCAACAAGTATAGCTTTGTAATTTTTAGCCGAACGGATTCCGGCTTTATCCAtcatttcaattctttttttcgaccaacttgataattttttatggcaAGCAATATGTCTTGACATACTCGGGCTTACTGCATCATTGTGTTCGATGACGACATTGGATAATTGATACCTTGCATCTGCTATTTGCTTTACATTAATCTTAGCCTTGCAACCTGTCCCTCCTATCGGTTTTGGCCGATCAACTTTTGATGACTTGCTTATTGGCTTATGATGGCAATTGCATGCTATGGTGAAATATTTTACCTCCCCATAATCCCCAGTAGTCGATGTTCTTTTTGACACTCCAAATCCCTCTTGTTTGGCAAATTTTGTGTAGTATTCAATAACATCTGATTGAGTCTCAAATATCATATCAACCTTCGATTCTTCAATCTTTTGATTCTCGGTATACTGAGATCCAGTTTGCTCTTGTTGGTCTACATTAAGCAAAAcatgatttatttaaaatccGTTAAGCATAccataaaataatcaatatttaaaagagTCTATAAAACAATGCcattaaaaattcaataattaacTTCTAACCTCGTGGAGTGTTAGGACCCTCACTGTTGTGTTCTTCCTCGAAAAATATTAATCGACACGGTTCCATCTTGATTATAGCtgtaagaataataataaaaaatatatatataaaacaattcTATACAAAACCAAAATTATATAATCGAATGTGTAACAATGTCATTTTATCTCTTAGATGTCATTTTTATCCCTTAAATGACATTTTATCCCCAAAGTTACTTCCATTACGAAAATATACATTTTATCCtttaaaaatgtgtaaaaatatcatttttatctcACTTTGAATGTGTAAAAATGAAAGGACTACTTGAAAAAAACTGGAACTCAGAAAAGAGGAATGAAGAAACGGGAATACCTAAATCATACTTTCACAAACTCAAGGATGCTGCTGGGAATGGTAcctaaagaaaaaatgaagctgGCGATagatacttgaaaaaaaaacaagaagaaaaagaagaggagaaaagaagATGGCGATAGatacttgaagaagaaaaaaaaaaaagaagaaggagaataAGAAGAGGAGTGAAGCTGGAGGTACATgagagtaaaaaattaaaaattgaaaaaaaaaagaatgaaaaaacgGAAACCAGAGaaagattgtgagagagagagagagagagataccaaGCAGGGAGAGTGCTGTTGTCGTGTGTGAAGGAGTGAGCTGTGTGGGAAAGAAAATGCGGGACGTGCGATGTTGCGTGAGGGAGCTGCAGACGGGATGGCTGCAGTAAATTGTAATGCAGCGGctgaactgaaaaaaaaaaaaaaaaaactgacgtGCCATATCAGTTTGTGGGATCCCTTTGTGGAATCCCTGTGTAGCTGTAGCAGTTCCCAATTAATTTATAACActcaaaatatatagatataaataatattacgtacagtttttttaaatgcaaTATGCGAAATTTACACAATTTAAAATTGTATAgatcatttatatatacttacataGTACAATGATGATGTTCTAATTGCTTGGTTTAGGAATAACGGGAGTGCAACTAGTTCCATTTTTCCACCCATCTCCTTGGTACCCGATGGGGCAAGAACAGCTGTAAGaccataacttgggtcacgaaaatgatccaacggaaacggttttaaaacagctagtgaaataaaatatttcaaacacaatgattataattaaaagaaataattaaacccgataataatttaatttaattcgagaagaaatttaaacacacaacaataattaatttaagaaagcactcaaaaaaataattttcgcaaactaaaatcataaaaataacccaattaaaatttaataattatgaagtaagagaaataatttttgcataaataaaattaattccttcattaaaaatacactaaaatacggggtgtttcATTCACTGCATGTTACTGTCACTGTACTTCACATGATGTGAAGTACATCTTAATTCTATACATCTTAATTTATTCGAATAAAAAGAGAGACTAACGTATCAGGTTCCGAGTACATGCATGTTTCAATCCAACTTTACACTACATTCAAATCAAAGGTGCACTCTTTGCAGTAGGATGTGatcaaacttatttatttactgaGAGGAATACAAAACTGTTACAAGTTACATCCAACTACAGAAATTtagtaaaagagagagaagctGAAAAGGTACCAAATGATCTTTGATAGAGTCTACAACAATATTACACAACATTAATAGGCATGTAGAAGTTCATGAACGAATCTCATTgattcatataaattaattattgtggaTTTAACTATTTATCGGCCATCATCTAGGGGTTTCAAGAGTTGGTTTATCATGTTATAATGTCCACTAACTGACCTTGCAGAAGAACCAACGCCAATATCAATGTTAAAAGGGATTGTAGGTGTACTGGGCAAGTATTCTGTTTCTTCTGTGGTTTGATTATCATTTTCCCTTGGAAGCTTTTTCATAATTCTCAATCCTTCTAGTTCCATTGCCACTTCCATCATAGTGGGCCTATCCTCCCCTCTTAACCTTAAGCACCCTTTTGCAAGATTAACAACTTCCTTTAATTGCTCAATATTACTCTCATTGACAATGTGATCCTGAAGAATGTCAAGTAGACGATCCTCTTTCAttgcagaaacaaaatacattGCCAGGTTTTTATCACTTTCAGGCCTATTCCTAGAAATTGCCTCTTCACCTGTCAGTTGCTCTGCCAACACAACACCAAAGCTGTACAGATCACTTTTTCCTGTTAGCTGGCCAGTTGGAAAGTATTCAGGGTCCAAATATCCAAGAGTTCCTTGCACCAAGGTGGTTATTTCTGCCTAATCAAGAGCTATCAACCTTGAAGCGACAAAGTCAGCCACTTTTGTTGTGAGGTTATCATCTAATAGTATATTGCTACTTTTCACATCTCTATGTATAATTGGCATAGAAGTTTCAAAATGTAGGTATGCAAGGGCTCTTGCTGTTTCTGTTGCTATCTTCAAACGTTTCTCCCATGAAAGAGGAGAAGCACGACTTATATCATGAATATGATGAGAAAGAGTTCCATTTGTGATGAATTCATAAACAAGCAAAAGTACTTCTGTTACAAGACAATAACCTAATAGTTTGACCACATTTCTATGATTGATTTGGGTAAGCAAAATTGCctcatttataaattattcaatttGGCTCTTATCACAGACTTTGGACTTTTTGATGGCAACCACTTTGTTATCGGAGAATACTCCTTTGTAAACAGTTTCATAACCCCATTTGCCAAGGACTCTACTCTCATCATAATTGTTAGTGGCCTTTTTAAGCTCATCATTTCTAAAGATTTTCGTTGTCTCCATCGACCTTCcatgattcaaaatatgttcTTGTAACATTAAGCCACCATTTTGTTGGAAGTACTTTTCTTGGAGTTTCCTGAACTTCCTTCTTTTCAATCCCAAAAGTACTGAAGAACCTCCCAAGAGCAAGACTAAGAGACTTGTGCTAATACCTGCACAAAATGAATTCTTAGAATTGGCATCCATCTATAGTTTTCACTTTCTAAATAGAGACGTTTTAgctaatttttattctttgt
Protein-coding sequences here:
- the LOC108991698 gene encoding putative protein FAR1-RELATED SEQUENCE 10; the protein is MEPCRLIFFEEEHNSEGPNTPRDQQEQTGSQYTENQKIEESKVDMIFETQSDVIEYYTKFAKQEGFGVSKRTSTTGDYGEVKYFTIACNCHHKPISKSSKVDRPKPIGGTGCKAKINVKQIADARYQLSNVVIEHNDAVSPSMSRHIACHKKLSSWSKKRIEMMDKAGIRSAKNYKAILVEGGGYENLTFGEKECRNHINKICNKLLGEGDAEPFH
- the LOC108991695 gene encoding wall-associated receptor kinase 3-like; the protein is MGLISSSASDKNYMTGCMSLCDSIDGIVNDSCSGVDCCQTTILDGIKYIEMWAKSPTNHSNVSDFNPYWAVGKQTYEDAKKNTTGYAFKAMNSECSNSKNGLAYLCNCFLGYQGNPYLSNGCQDIDECETHHECADHAKCANLVGSYTCSCPKGYEGDGWRNGTSCIPKPSNSKNIIIALCISTSLLVLLLGGSSVLLGLKRRKFRKLQEKYFQQNGGLMLQEHILNHGRSMETTKIFRNDELKKATNNYDESRVLGKWGYETVYKGVFSDNKVVAIKKSKAEITTLVQGTLGYLDPEYFPTGQLTGKSDLYSFGVVLAEQLTGEEAISRNRPESDKNLAMYFVSAMKEDRLLDILQDHIVNESNIEQLKEVVNLAKGCLRLRGEDRPTMMEVAMELEGLRIMKKLPRENDNQTTEETEYLPSTPTIPFNIDIGVGSSARSVSGHYNMINQLLKPLDDGR